Proteins from one Salmonella bongori NCTC 12419 genomic window:
- a CDS encoding PTS mannose/fructose/sorbose/N-acetylgalactosamine transporter subunit IIC, whose translation MLLTATLLGLIAALGILDGRLLGVSMIDRPLVMCALTGLVCGNLHEGILIGATLELIFLGNVAIGAAVPPDVVTGSVLATAFSIMSGRGPEAALTIAIPISMLAQTLGVLVRVVNARFGHMADRYAAQGNTRMVAVMHLGGPTLLYFLSGFLPVFFAILLGSAAVTWFLDAIPAFITNGLVVASKILPALGFALLISMMLSSKLMPYLGLGFLLAAYTKLDIIAIALFAVVLAFIISQFLNTSQQES comes from the coding sequence ATGTTGCTCACCGCAACGTTACTCGGCCTGATTGCCGCATTGGGCATTCTTGACGGGCGTTTACTCGGCGTGTCGATGATTGACCGTCCGCTGGTGATGTGCGCTCTCACCGGCCTGGTCTGTGGCAATTTGCACGAAGGTATTCTGATCGGCGCAACGCTGGAACTGATCTTTTTAGGCAACGTTGCTATTGGCGCCGCGGTACCGCCTGATGTTGTGACTGGTTCAGTACTGGCAACGGCGTTTTCTATCATGTCCGGTCGCGGCCCCGAAGCGGCGCTAACTATCGCGATTCCTATCTCGATGCTGGCGCAGACCCTCGGCGTACTGGTGCGCGTAGTTAATGCCCGCTTTGGACACATGGCCGATCGTTACGCGGCGCAGGGCAATACCCGAATGGTTGCTGTCATGCACCTGGGAGGCCCAACGCTACTCTATTTTCTGAGCGGTTTTCTGCCGGTCTTTTTCGCTATTCTGCTCGGCTCGGCCGCTGTCACCTGGTTCCTTGACGCTATTCCTGCCTTTATCACCAATGGCCTGGTTGTCGCCAGTAAGATCTTACCGGCGCTGGGTTTTGCTTTGCTAATCAGCATGATGCTCAGCAGCAAGTTAATGCCTTACCTCGGGCTGGGTTTTCTGCTCGCCGCGTATACCAAACTGGACATTATCGCCATTGCGCTGTTTGCCGTGGTGCTGGCTTTCATCATCAGCCAGTTTCTTAATACTTCTCAACAGGAGAGCTAA
- a CDS encoding RamA family antibiotic efflux transcriptional regulator — protein MTISAQVIDTIVEWIDDNLNQPLRIDDIARHAGYSKWHLQRLFMQYKGESLGRYVRERKLKLAARDLRDTDQKVYDICLKYGFDSQQTFTRIFTRTFNLPPGAYRKEKHSCTH, from the coding sequence ATGACCATTTCCGCTCAGGTTATCGACACGATTGTCGAGTGGATTGATGATAATTTGAACCAGCCGTTACGTATTGATGATATCGCCCGCCATGCCGGGTATTCCAAGTGGCACCTGCAACGCCTTTTTATGCAGTATAAAGGGGAGAGTCTGGGGCGCTATGTACGCGAGCGGAAGCTAAAACTGGCGGCGCGCGATTTGCGCGACACCGATCAGAAAGTGTACGATATTTGTCTCAAGTATGGTTTCGATTCGCAGCAAACCTTTACGCGTATTTTTACCCGTACGTTCAATTTGCCGCCAGGCGCTTATCGTAAAGAAAAGCATAGCTGTACGCATTGA
- a CDS encoding MmcQ/YjbR family DNA-binding protein, which translates to MDGQTLHASAKRFALELPFTEHCWPFGPQYDVFKVGGKIFMLFTEHHCRPLVNLKSDPQKSLVNQQIYPSIAPGYHMNKKHWISVYAGEDITVSLLNDLIKDSWNLVVDGLPKRDQQRLRPR; encoded by the coding sequence ATGGACGGTCAAACGCTGCACGCCAGCGCAAAACGCTTTGCTCTGGAACTGCCTTTTACCGAACACTGCTGGCCTTTCGGCCCGCAGTATGATGTGTTTAAAGTCGGTGGAAAAATATTCATGCTTTTCACTGAACATCACTGCCGCCCGCTGGTAAATCTGAAGTCGGACCCACAAAAATCGCTGGTGAATCAGCAAATTTACCCCAGCATTGCGCCAGGCTATCACATGAATAAGAAACACTGGATTTCAGTCTATGCAGGCGAGGATATCACCGTATCGCTACTCAATGATTTGATAAAGGATTCATGGAATCTGGTGGTGGATGGGCTGCCAAAACGAGATCAACAGCGTCTGCGGCCTCGCTGA
- a CDS encoding glutamine--fructose-6-phosphate aminotransferase: MNETPLQLLEMLAQTREDLWRAAQAITERGVTRLILTGSGTSYHGALTARTFMQRWCMLPVDVCWPFMLDDETLARSGKALVIGVSQGGGSLSTLTAMERARDFGHVTASMAGVAPATIDRAADYVLTVPCGEETAGAKTKGYHCTVLNLMLLALAVAGQQQRLDDEQRRSLLLRMEKTFNHLPVLIAAAKTWTQTHALALCESADIRLTSPAALFGTVQEGTLKMLETLRCPVSGYEFEEFIHGIYNAFNAQSTLIMLDPQPDARQDRLAEILGNWTPYIYRIGPHVGNNDLNLRFPFINDKDFSVFEYIIPLQMLCAILPLQKGINPAIPKDPQFHQKMKSKQEI, from the coding sequence ATGAACGAGACGCCCCTTCAGCTGCTGGAGATGTTGGCACAGACGCGAGAAGATCTCTGGCGCGCAGCACAGGCGATAACGGAACGCGGCGTCACCCGCCTTATTCTGACAGGCTCCGGCACGTCATACCACGGCGCGCTGACCGCCCGCACGTTTATGCAGCGATGGTGCATGTTGCCGGTGGATGTCTGCTGGCCATTTATGCTTGACGACGAAACACTTGCCCGTAGCGGTAAAGCGCTGGTTATCGGCGTCTCCCAGGGTGGCGGCAGTCTCTCGACTCTGACGGCGATGGAACGCGCTCGCGATTTCGGTCATGTCACCGCATCAATGGCTGGCGTTGCGCCAGCCACTATCGACCGGGCTGCGGATTATGTTCTTACTGTACCCTGCGGTGAAGAAACCGCTGGCGCAAAAACAAAAGGTTATCACTGTACAGTACTCAACTTGATGCTGCTCGCGCTCGCCGTCGCCGGACAACAACAGCGACTGGACGATGAACAGCGCCGGTCGCTGTTACTGCGAATGGAAAAAACCTTTAACCACCTGCCCGTACTGATTGCCGCCGCAAAAACATGGACGCAAACCCACGCACTGGCGCTGTGCGAAAGTGCAGACATTCGTCTGACCAGCCCGGCGGCATTGTTCGGTACCGTGCAAGAGGGGACGCTCAAAATGCTGGAGACGTTGCGCTGTCCTGTATCGGGCTACGAATTTGAAGAGTTTATTCACGGCATTTATAACGCCTTTAATGCGCAGTCCACGCTGATTATGCTCGACCCGCAGCCTGACGCGCGTCAGGATCGGCTGGCGGAAATACTGGGCAACTGGACGCCATATATTTACCGGATTGGTCCACACGTAGGAAATAATGATCTGAATCTGCGTTTCCCGTTTATAAATGATAAAGATTTTTCCGTCTTTGAATATATCATTCCGCTGCAAATGCTATGCGCGATATTACCGCTACAAAAAGGCATTAACCCAGCAATACCCAAAGATCCGCAATTTCATCAGAAAATGAAAAGTAAGCAAGAAATTTAA
- the nfsB gene encoding oxygen-insensitive NAD(P)H nitroreductase: MDIVSVALKRYSTKAFDPSKKLTAEEADKLKMLLQYSPSSTNSQPWHFIVASTEEGKARVAKSAAENYVFNERKMLDASHVVVFCAKTIMDDAWLERVVNQEEADGRFATPEAKAANDKGRRFFADMHRVSLKDDHQWMAKQVYLNVGNFLLGVAAMGLDAVPIEGFDADVLDAEFGLKEKGYTSLVVVPVGYHSVEDFNAGLPKSRLPLETTLTEV, translated from the coding sequence ATGGATATCGTTTCTGTCGCCTTAAAACGCTACTCCACTAAGGCGTTCGATCCCAGTAAAAAATTAACCGCCGAAGAAGCGGATAAATTAAAAATGCTGCTCCAGTACAGCCCCTCCAGCACCAACTCCCAGCCGTGGCACTTTATTGTCGCCAGTACGGAAGAAGGCAAAGCGCGCGTCGCAAAATCCGCCGCCGAAAATTATGTGTTTAATGAACGTAAAATGCTGGATGCGTCCCATGTCGTCGTGTTCTGCGCAAAAACCATAATGGATGACGCCTGGCTTGAGCGTGTCGTTAATCAGGAAGAGGCCGATGGCCGCTTCGCCACGCCGGAAGCCAAAGCGGCAAATGATAAAGGCCGTCGCTTTTTTGCCGATATGCACCGCGTCTCGCTGAAAGATGACCATCAGTGGATGGCAAAACAAGTCTACCTCAACGTTGGCAACTTTCTGCTGGGCGTTGCCGCCATGGGCCTTGATGCTGTCCCTATTGAAGGTTTCGACGCCGACGTGCTCGACGCTGAGTTTGGTCTGAAAGAAAAAGGCTATACCAGCCTGGTGGTAGTACCGGTCGGTTATCATAGCGTCGAAGATTTCAACGCCGGGCTACCGAAATCACGCCTGCCGCTGGAAACCACGCTGACAGAAGTCTAA
- a CDS encoding TetR/AcrR family transcriptional regulator: protein MARPKSEDKKLALLEAATQAIAQSGIAASTAVIARNAGVAEGTLFRYFATKDELINALYLHLKQDLCQSMMGELDRSITDAKAMTRFIWNRYISWGLNHPTGHRTIRQLAVSDKITKETEQRADDIFPELRDLCHRSVLPVFMSDEYRAFGDGLFLALAETTMDFAARDPARGEEYIALGFEAMWRALTREEQ from the coding sequence GTGGCTCGTCCGAAGAGTGAAGACAAAAAACTGGCATTACTGGAAGCAGCAACCCAGGCGATAGCGCAATCCGGCATCGCCGCCTCTACGGCGGTAATTGCGCGTAACGCAGGCGTTGCTGAAGGGACGTTATTTCGCTATTTTGCGACCAAAGATGAGCTGATTAACGCGTTGTATTTGCATTTAAAGCAGGATCTCTGCCAGTCAATGATGGGGGAACTGGATCGATCCATTACTGATGCCAAAGCGATGACCCGTTTTATCTGGAACCGCTATATCAGTTGGGGCCTGAACCATCCCACCGGCCACCGTACTATCCGTCAACTGGCCGTCAGCGACAAGATCACCAAAGAGACGGAACAACGGGCCGACGATATCTTCCCCGAGCTACGCGATTTGTGTCATCGCTCCGTTTTGCCGGTGTTTATGTCGGATGAGTACCGCGCCTTCGGCGACGGCCTTTTCCTGGCGCTGGCCGAAACGACCATGGATTTCGCCGCGCGCGATCCCGCGCGTGGCGAAGAATATATTGCACTGGGATTCGAAGCCATGTGGCGCGCACTGACTCGCGAGGAACAATAA
- a CDS encoding PTS sugar transporter subunit IIB: MIKLVRIDYRLLHGQVVFAWTRALDIDHIIVANAKAASDAFVSMSLSLAKPAGVSLDIITVAQAAEKLTSGKLDHKKVMVVLGNTAETLDFAEKVPGISTINYGGIAQKEGAQQFGKAIYLTGQEIADSQALKAKGIRLEMRQVPAHSAELLNDKL; encoded by the coding sequence ATGATCAAATTAGTGCGCATTGATTACCGCCTGCTGCATGGCCAGGTGGTCTTCGCCTGGACCCGGGCGCTGGATATCGATCATATCATCGTCGCCAATGCCAAAGCCGCCAGCGACGCCTTTGTCTCTATGTCATTAAGCCTGGCCAAACCCGCCGGTGTATCGCTGGACATTATCACCGTGGCACAGGCAGCGGAAAAACTCACCAGCGGTAAGCTGGATCACAAAAAAGTGATGGTCGTGCTGGGCAATACCGCCGAAACCCTGGATTTTGCCGAGAAAGTGCCGGGGATTAGCACCATCAATTACGGCGGTATTGCGCAAAAAGAGGGCGCGCAACAGTTCGGAAAAGCCATCTACCTGACCGGGCAGGAAATTGCCGATAGTCAAGCGCTAAAAGCTAAAGGCATTCGTCTGGAAATGCGCCAGGTTCCGGCCCATTCCGCCGAATTGCTTAACGATAAACTCTGA
- a CDS encoding sigma 54-interacting transcriptional regulator has product MNKESIFRQLERRLAGCPLTVDALGGFSAMAIADSLRQKRSIISYHLNNLYREQRVVKVNGRPVLFLPVDALRRCHRLAVRQGEYASIQALCAERQDSLALLIGAQGSLQESLRQCKAAISYPGAGLPLLLRGPTGTGKSFLARQLWQYAIEQEILPPEAPFTVFNCAEYANNPELLTSKLFGHAKGAFTGADRSVSGLIETSNGGVLFIDEVHRLPPEGQEKLFHFMDNGTWRRLGESSDERRATVRLIFASTEDLEKHFLATFIRRIPVIVKILPIAERGQYERLAFIHHFFRREAQRLHLDLSLDSEIISQLMQETLEGNVGGLENLIRNICASAWTFGQRGDGILEIKAGQLPDRLLMEVPFTVSQTAERVMIYRESGTFPLVSSQHLDYLRLAENIYGLCKDMAQENITAKTFDKLVYQNLTLYLDALMNKESPRSRQDKRLRFIEDVGKAIAAHYDLELNAEFAYLTGRYLTSLPLTPGETPPPVRQIMLRWLEETPGLAQRVAQKLLDVVNNKYDLLIDTLDRLVVTAIVSNAIAATSGGKVKALIIAHGYSTASSIAGVTNRLIGEKIYHAMDMPMDVAFSDVSRAIVDYLQHTDTRAGVMVLIDMGYTKEIADALLSVINGPLVVVDNVTTRLALNVASEIALQKNIEQIAEEIVPLNQSRWDVFWPEQKKSRALLVTCITGIGTAFKFKNLMEKSLLTDFDINIIACEYTRLKNSRMAASLLNQYEVIAVVGTLDPQLAGVPWVGIEELLGEQGYAHLSQLLSGYLNDKQIALINKNMVREFSLHNVVNSLTILNASKTMGHIETIIAEWQHTLGFNFNNNLIISLYIHLSCMIERLVMRNEITHYKNLAEFNEQHGDFIAMVNHSFQRLKILYNVALPIAEIGYIHDIFELRIEDFRW; this is encoded by the coding sequence ATGAATAAAGAGTCCATATTTCGCCAGTTGGAGCGTCGGCTGGCTGGATGTCCACTCACAGTCGACGCCCTGGGCGGGTTCAGCGCGATGGCAATTGCCGACAGCCTAAGGCAAAAACGCAGTATTATTAGCTATCATCTCAATAACCTGTATCGCGAGCAGCGGGTGGTCAAAGTAAATGGCCGTCCTGTGTTGTTTCTGCCTGTCGACGCGCTACGTCGCTGCCATCGACTGGCCGTTCGACAGGGGGAATATGCGTCTATCCAGGCGCTGTGCGCGGAGCGGCAGGATAGCCTGGCATTGCTTATCGGCGCGCAGGGGAGTTTGCAGGAGTCTCTGCGTCAGTGTAAGGCGGCAATCAGTTATCCTGGTGCAGGTTTGCCTTTGCTGTTGCGTGGTCCGACGGGAACAGGAAAAAGCTTTTTGGCGCGTCAGTTATGGCAGTACGCCATTGAGCAGGAGATTTTACCCCCCGAAGCGCCCTTTACCGTGTTTAACTGCGCCGAATATGCCAATAATCCGGAACTGCTGACGTCAAAATTGTTTGGTCACGCTAAAGGCGCATTTACTGGCGCCGACAGATCGGTATCCGGGCTAATCGAGACCAGTAACGGCGGCGTTTTATTTATTGATGAGGTACACCGCTTACCGCCAGAAGGGCAGGAAAAATTGTTCCATTTTATGGATAACGGTACCTGGCGGCGATTAGGCGAAAGCAGCGATGAACGTCGCGCCACGGTACGTTTGATATTTGCCTCTACCGAAGATCTGGAAAAGCACTTTCTGGCGACGTTTATTCGCCGTATACCCGTCATTGTCAAAATCCTGCCCATCGCCGAGCGCGGGCAGTACGAGCGGCTGGCATTTATTCACCATTTTTTCCGTCGCGAGGCGCAGCGTCTTCATCTCGATTTATCATTGGATAGTGAAATTATCAGCCAACTGATGCAGGAGACGCTGGAGGGAAATGTCGGCGGTCTGGAAAATCTTATCCGTAATATTTGCGCCAGCGCCTGGACTTTCGGCCAGCGCGGTGACGGCATACTGGAGATTAAAGCCGGACAATTGCCGGATCGTTTGCTGATGGAGGTGCCGTTTACCGTTTCCCAGACGGCCGAGCGCGTCATGATTTATCGCGAAAGCGGCACTTTTCCGCTCGTTTCCAGCCAGCATCTGGATTATTTGCGGTTGGCGGAAAATATCTATGGTCTGTGCAAAGATATGGCGCAGGAGAATATTACCGCGAAGACGTTTGATAAGCTGGTTTACCAAAACCTTACGTTATATCTCGATGCGTTAATGAATAAAGAGAGTCCTCGTTCCCGCCAGGACAAGCGGTTACGTTTCATTGAGGATGTGGGTAAAGCGATCGCCGCGCATTACGATCTCGAATTGAATGCGGAGTTCGCTTATCTCACCGGACGCTATCTTACCAGCTTGCCGCTAACACCGGGGGAGACGCCACCGCCAGTTCGTCAGATTATGTTGCGCTGGCTGGAGGAGACGCCTGGACTGGCGCAGCGTGTGGCGCAAAAACTGCTGGATGTGGTGAATAATAAATACGACTTGTTGATTGACACTCTCGACAGACTGGTGGTTACGGCAATCGTCAGCAATGCCATTGCAGCCACCAGCGGCGGTAAGGTAAAAGCGCTGATCATTGCACATGGCTATTCGACTGCCAGCAGCATTGCGGGGGTGACAAACAGACTGATTGGCGAAAAAATTTATCATGCGATGGATATGCCGATGGACGTTGCGTTTAGCGATGTCAGCCGGGCCATTGTCGATTATCTCCAGCATACCGACACCCGGGCTGGCGTTATGGTGTTGATAGATATGGGATATACCAAAGAGATCGCGGATGCTCTGTTGAGCGTCATCAACGGTCCGCTGGTGGTGGTTGATAACGTCACGACGCGTCTGGCGCTAAATGTCGCCAGCGAGATTGCGCTGCAAAAAAACATCGAACAGATCGCTGAAGAGATTGTCCCGTTAAACCAGTCGCGCTGGGATGTATTCTGGCCTGAGCAGAAAAAGTCGCGGGCGCTGCTGGTGACCTGTATTACCGGCATCGGGACGGCATTTAAATTTAAAAATCTGATGGAAAAAAGTCTGCTGACAGACTTTGATATTAATATTATTGCCTGTGAGTATACCCGGTTGAAAAATAGCCGGATGGCGGCTTCACTGCTGAATCAGTATGAAGTGATTGCGGTTGTTGGCACCCTTGATCCGCAACTGGCGGGCGTCCCTTGGGTGGGTATTGAAGAACTGCTTGGCGAGCAGGGATACGCGCATTTAAGTCAGTTATTGAGCGGTTATCTTAACGATAAACAAATCGCCTTAATTAATAAAAATATGGTTCGTGAATTCTCGTTACATAATGTGGTTAATTCGCTGACCATTCTTAATGCCAGTAAGACGATGGGACATATTGAGACCATCATCGCCGAATGGCAACATACGCTGGGTTTCAATTTTAATAATAATTTGATTATTAGTTTATATATTCATTTAAGCTGCATGATCGAACGGCTGGTTATGCGTAATGAAATTACCCACTATAAAAATCTGGCGGAATTTAACGAGCAACATGGTGATTTTATTGCTATGGTAAACCATTCGTTTCAGCGGTTAAAAATCCTGTATAATGTGGCGCTGCCAATCGCGGAAATTGGTTATATTCACGATATTTTCGAATTACGGATAGAAGATTTTCGCTGGTAG
- a CDS encoding SIS domain-containing protein, with product MSVAHKNAHRIISDILRKQKIERVWFVGCGGSLTGFWPGKYFLDCEAQKLAVGYVTSNEFVHATPGALGKNSVVVLASQQGNTAETVEAARVARAKGAATIGLVYQPNTPLCEHSDYVIEYQWARYPETVDPVEQKAAYSLWLALEILAQTEGYAGYDEMVEAFSRFETVVRHAQQQVQDDAKHFAAEWKDEKVVYMMGSGPSFGAAHQESICILLEMQWINSASIHSGEYFHGPFEITEPGTPFILLQSNGRTRPLDDRAIRFIERYQGKLQLIDADKLGIQDLPASVSEYFCGLLHNSVLDVYNLALATARHHPLTTRRYMWKVEY from the coding sequence ATGTCTGTTGCTCATAAAAATGCCCATCGTATTATTAGTGATATTTTACGTAAACAAAAAATTGAACGCGTCTGGTTTGTCGGTTGCGGCGGTTCATTAACCGGCTTCTGGCCTGGGAAATACTTTCTGGACTGTGAAGCGCAAAAACTGGCGGTCGGCTATGTTACCAGCAATGAATTTGTTCACGCCACACCAGGCGCGTTAGGGAAAAATAGCGTTGTTGTTCTCGCGTCGCAGCAGGGTAATACAGCGGAAACAGTCGAAGCCGCCCGAGTGGCACGTGCAAAAGGGGCGGCAACAATAGGACTGGTTTATCAACCCAACACGCCATTGTGCGAACACAGCGATTACGTTATTGAATATCAGTGGGCGCGTTATCCGGAAACGGTCGATCCCGTGGAACAGAAAGCAGCTTACAGTCTGTGGCTGGCACTGGAAATCCTCGCTCAAACCGAGGGTTATGCCGGATATGACGAGATGGTTGAGGCCTTTAGCCGCTTCGAAACTGTGGTGCGCCATGCGCAACAGCAGGTACAGGACGACGCTAAACATTTTGCCGCCGAATGGAAAGATGAAAAGGTCGTCTATATGATGGGCAGCGGCCCCTCTTTCGGCGCCGCGCATCAGGAGTCTATCTGTATTTTACTGGAAATGCAGTGGATTAACTCCGCCAGCATACACAGCGGAGAATATTTCCACGGACCGTTTGAAATCACCGAGCCGGGCACACCGTTTATTTTGCTGCAAAGCAATGGTCGCACCCGTCCTCTGGATGATCGCGCGATTCGCTTTATTGAACGCTACCAGGGGAAACTGCAGTTGATCGATGCGGATAAACTTGGCATTCAGGATTTACCCGCCAGTGTTAGCGAGTACTTTTGCGGCCTGCTGCATAATAGCGTACTGGACGTTTATAACCTCGCTCTGGCGACAGCCCGTCACCACCCACTGACAACACGTCGTTATATGTGGAAGGTTGAGTATTAA
- a CDS encoding PTS system mannose/fructose/sorbose family transporter subunit IID codes for MSEMTQTLTDDASAQSQSESLITARDLRSVFWRSFTLQGSWNYERQQHMGYAFAMSPALKRIYRDPAELGRALQRHLVLFNTTPHLSTFVFGLSIAMEEENQRNPDFNEESINAVKTSLMGPLAGIGDSIFWGSLKVIAAGMGIYFAQQGSILGPIIALLVYNIPHLLCRWYALKLGYRAGTTWLMRLWQSGLMDRVTYIASIVGLMVVGAMTASMIDITTPLSFTAGQTTMKVQDFIDKILPSLLPLLFTLGMYKLIRKGVNINWILLGTVAFGLLASALGLL; via the coding sequence ATGAGCGAAATGACGCAGACCCTGACCGACGACGCGTCGGCACAGTCGCAAAGCGAAAGCCTAATTACCGCCCGCGATTTACGCAGCGTTTTTTGGCGCTCCTTTACGTTGCAAGGCTCGTGGAATTATGAACGCCAGCAGCATATGGGCTATGCCTTCGCCATGTCACCTGCGCTAAAGCGTATCTACCGTGATCCTGCAGAGCTGGGACGTGCTTTACAACGCCATCTGGTGCTGTTCAATACCACGCCGCACCTGTCGACATTTGTCTTTGGCCTGTCGATTGCGATGGAAGAGGAAAATCAGCGTAATCCCGATTTTAACGAAGAGTCCATCAATGCTGTTAAAACCAGCCTGATGGGGCCGCTGGCCGGGATCGGCGATTCTATCTTTTGGGGATCGCTGAAAGTTATTGCTGCCGGGATGGGGATCTACTTTGCTCAACAGGGCAGCATTTTGGGGCCCATTATCGCGCTGCTGGTCTATAACATTCCGCACCTTCTCTGCCGTTGGTACGCGCTTAAACTGGGCTACAGGGCGGGTACGACCTGGCTGATGCGCCTCTGGCAAAGTGGGCTGATGGACAGGGTGACCTATATCGCCTCTATCGTCGGTTTGATGGTCGTCGGCGCAATGACCGCCAGTATGATCGACATTACTACCCCGCTCAGTTTTACCGCCGGGCAGACCACCATGAAGGTGCAGGATTTTATCGACAAAATTCTCCCTTCTTTACTACCGCTGCTCTTCACGCTCGGCATGTACAAACTTATCCGTAAGGGTGTGAACATTAACTGGATCCTGTTAGGCACCGTCGCGTTTGGTCTTCTTGCCAGCGCACTGGGCCTGCTTTGA
- a CDS encoding DUF1158 domain-containing protein encodes MKHPLESLMTVAGILLMAFLSSLLLPVPSPGLALAQKLVGIFHLMDLNQLYTLLFCLWFLLLGTLEYFVIRFIWRRWFSLAD; translated from the coding sequence ATGAAACACCCGCTTGAATCATTAATGACCGTTGCCGGTATCCTGCTGATGGCGTTTCTCTCCAGCCTGCTGCTGCCCGTCCCTTCTCCCGGCCTTGCGTTGGCACAAAAGCTGGTCGGGATCTTTCATCTTATGGATCTCAACCAGCTTTATACCTTACTGTTTTGTTTATGGTTTCTGTTGCTTGGCACGCTGGAATATTTTGTTATTCGCTTTATCTGGCGTCGGTGGTTTTCACTGGCTGATTAA
- a CDS encoding PTS sugar transporter subunit IIA, which produces MRHLYVASHGPFARGLVNSLSLLIGDEHGVTPVCAYDGDIVTTEQLEQTLENLIAQANGEEVVVFTDLLGGSINNSAAKVLMRHRHVFVVAGVNMTLLLEFLLCEEESTEAAITYATNAARESIVFINTLITQPSSDLQGESHDQISAH; this is translated from the coding sequence GTGAGACATCTTTATGTGGCCAGCCACGGCCCTTTTGCCCGCGGACTGGTTAACAGTTTATCGCTACTGATTGGCGACGAGCACGGCGTGACACCGGTTTGTGCTTATGATGGCGATATTGTGACCACGGAACAACTAGAACAAACCCTTGAAAATCTGATAGCCCAGGCCAATGGCGAAGAAGTGGTGGTGTTTACCGATCTGCTCGGCGGCAGTATCAACAACAGCGCCGCGAAAGTGCTGATGCGCCACCGTCACGTTTTTGTGGTAGCTGGTGTCAACATGACCCTGTTGCTGGAATTTTTACTCTGTGAAGAAGAAAGCACAGAAGCAGCCATTACCTACGCCACCAATGCGGCGCGTGAATCCATTGTCTTTATCAACACGCTAATCACACAACCATCCTCTGACCTACAGGGAGAATCCCATGATCAAATTAGTGCGCATTGA